The following proteins are encoded in a genomic region of Gossypium hirsutum isolate 1008001.06 chromosome D05, Gossypium_hirsutum_v2.1, whole genome shotgun sequence:
- the LOC107905452 gene encoding bifunctional dihydrofolate reductase-thymidylate synthase, which translates to MLTRLQSNKLFSKVLLSRYKNGFPNLISGSQFLRGFNEIAKHGFSVMSGDNLRSLSNSASPRNYRVVVAATREMGIGKDGKLPWRLPSDLKFFKELTVTTSDPEKKNAVVMGRKTWESIPLEFRPLPGRLNVVLTRSQSSDITTGENVVICGSIPSAFELLAEDPYCFSIEKVFVIGGGQIFRETLNAPGCEAIHITEIGTSIECDTFIPSIDSSCFQLLYSSKPLEENNVRFSFATYVRVRSRTTDNYEVKDLSFLPRMIVERRDE; encoded by the exons ATGTTGACGCGTCTGCAGAGTAACAAACTTTTCTCCAAG GTTCTTCTGAGTCGTTACAAAAATGGGTTTCCCAATCTTATCTCTGGGTCTCAATTTTTAAGAGGTTTTAACGAGATTGCAAAGCATGGGTTTTCTGTAATGTCGGGTGATAATCTACGGAGCCTATCTAACAGTGCTTCCCCGAGGAATTACCGAGTCGTAGTGGCTGCAACTCGTGAAATGGGAATAGGGAAAGATGGCAAGTTGCCATGGAGATTGCCTTCTGATCTCAAATTCTTCAAGGAACTTACAGTGACAACATCAGATCCTGAGAAGAAGAATGCTGTAGTAATGGGTAGAAAAACCTGGGAGAGTATTCCACTTGAGTTTAGACCTTTACCCGGTCGCCTGAATGTTGTCCTTACTCGTTCCCAGAGTTCTGATATTACAACTGGAGAAAATGTTGTAATATGTGGGAGCATTCCATCAGCTTTCGAACTATTAGCCGAGGATCCTTATTGTTTTTCAATAGAGAAGGTGTTTGTCATTGGCGGTGGCCAGATATTCAG GGAAACACTCAATGCTCCAGGTTGCGAAGCCATTCACATTACTGAAATTGGGACAAGCATTGAATGCGATACCTTCATTCCTTCAATTGACTCGTCTTGTTTCCAGCTGTTGTACTCTTCGAAGCCATTGGAAGAAAATAATGTCCGGTTTTCATTTGCAACTTATGTTCGTGTTAGATCTAGGACAACTGATAATTATGAGGTAAAAGACTTGAGTTTCTTGCCCAGGATGATTGTTGAGAGACGAGATGAATGA
- the LOC107905453 gene encoding heavy metal-associated isoprenylated plant protein 32, with protein MSKKTILSVELLCPKCRQKVMHVISELVGITSITLDPSKNTVMVTGEADPFKIIKKVRKFRKHASIVSIGAAKEEKKDEKKDEKKDSRKDVVIYSPKTCRRCEVWYVVHDDLYHHCSIL; from the exons ATGTCGAAG AAAACAATCCTGTCAGTCGAGCTGCTGTGTCCAAAGTGCAGGCAGAAGGTAATGCATGTAATTTCAGAGCTAGTGGGGATAACGTCCATCACCCTCGATCCATCGAAAAATACGGTAATGGTTACCGGCGAAGCTGATCCGTTTAAGATCATTAAGAAAGTCAGGAAGTTCCGTAAACACGCATCGATCGTAAGTATAGGGGCCGCAAAAGAGGAGAAGAAGGATGAGAAGAAAGATGAGAAGAAGGATAGCCGGAAAGATGTAGTGATATACTCTCCAAAGACATGCCGGAGATGTGAAGTTTGGTACGTTGTGCATGATGATCTTTACCATCATTGTTCCATTCTGTAA
- the LOC107905449 gene encoding phosphatidylinositol/phosphatidylcholine transfer protein SFH6 isoform X4, producing the protein MYLCINLSLFCLFCPSKPEQPRHSRRSISSNCRFLFRSHWPCFEGIVCNDERKDRKSDFEVSEDDRRTRIGNLKKKAIKASSKFKRSLKKKSSRRKSGLSVSIKDFRDIEELQTVDAFRQALIAEQLLPARHDDYHMLLRFLKARKFDIEKAKHMWDNMIQWRKDFGTDTILEDFEFSELNEVLKYYPQGYHGVDKEGRPVYIELLGKVEPDKLMRVTTLERYVRYHVQEFEKCFAIKFPACSIAAKRHIDSSTTILDVQGMGYKNFTKTAQDLVRRLQKIDGDNYPETLYRMFIINAGPGFKMGLKAVKSFLDSKTASKINVLGSNYQNKLLEIIEASELPQFLGGSCICSDQGGCMRSDKGPWQDPNILKMIASGEALFPRQIVTVSNSEGRVIAYDKPCYPLIKSSDTSAAESGSEVEELASPKKTRSYLHPILAPVSEEARMAGKVICGGGSSEYGEYVPMIDKVVDLECEKQVSRQTLYTSEGTPLLLERQTPKGIYAY; encoded by the exons ATgtatttatgtattaatttatctCTCTTTTGTTTGTTTTGTCCGTCTAAACCTGAGCAGCCACGTCATTCCCGAAGATCGATTTCTTCGAACTGCCGTTTCCTTTTTAGATCCCACTG GCCTT GTTTTGAAGGTATTGTTTGTAATGATGAAAGGAAAGACAGGAAATCGGATTTCGAAGTCTCTGAAGATGACAGGAGGACTAGAATCGGGAATTTAAAGAAGAAAGCGATAAAGGCATCGAGTAAGTTTAAACGTTCTCTTAAGAAGAAGAGTAGTAGGAGGAAAAGTGGTCTCTCTGTTTCGATTAAGGACTTTCGTGATATCGAGGAGCTGCAGACTGTTGATGCTTTCCGTCAGGCATTAATAGCCGAGCAGTTGCTTCCTGCTAGGCATGACGATTATCATATGCTACTGAG ATTCTTGAAAGCAAGGAAGTTCGACATCGAAAAAGCAAAGCACATGTGGGATAATATGATCCAATGGAGGAAAGACTTTGGTACTGATACTATTTTGGAG GATTTTGAGTTCAGTGAGTTGAATGAAGTGTTGAAGTACTACCCTCAAGGTTATCATGGGGTGGATAAGGAAGGAAGACCGGTTTACATTGAATTGCTAGGAAAAGTTGAACCTGACAAGCTCATGCGAGTCACAACTTTGGAACGATATGTAAGATACCATGTGCAGGAATTTGAGAAGTGTTTTGCTATTAAGTTTCCGGCTTGCTCCATTGCTGCGAAGAGACACATAGATTCAAGTACAACTATTTTGGATGTTCAAGGCATG GGATATAAAAACTTTACCAAGACTGCACAAGATCTTGTGAGGCGGCTGCAGAAGATTGATGGTGATAACTACCCTGAG ACTCTTTACCGTATGTTCATCATTAACGCTGGTCCGGGTTTTAAAATGGGCCTGAAAGCTGTCAAATCTTTTCTTGATTCTAAAACAGCTAGTAAGATCAAT GTTCTGGGTAGCAACTACCAGAATAAGTTGCTTGAAATTATTGAAGCAAG TGAGTTGCCGCAATTTCTTGGAGGTAGCTGCATTTGTTCTGACCAGGGAGGTTGTATGAGATCAGACAAAGGTCCCTGGCAAGACCCCAACATATTAAAG ATGATTGCCAGTGGTGAAGCACTATTTCCCAGACAGATTGTAACAGTTTCAAACAGTGAGGGAAGGGTAATTGCCTATGATAAGCCATGTTATCCTTTG ATAAAGAGTAGTGACACATCTGCTGCTGAGTCAGGATCTGAAGTGGAAGAACTTGCTTCCCCTAAGAAAACTAGAAGCTATTTACATCCAATATTGGCTCCCGTTAGTGAAGAG GCTAGAATGGCTGGCAAGGTGATCTGTGGTGGTGGTTCGTCTGAGTATGGTGAGTATGTTCCCATGATTGACAAGGTTGTAGATTTGGAATGTGAGAAACAAGTGTCACGTCAAACTCTATATACTTCTGAAG GGACTCCTCTGCTGCTGGAAAGGCAAACTCCAAAAGGAATCTATG CATATTGA
- the LOC107905449 gene encoding phosphatidylinositol/phosphatidylcholine transfer protein SFH8 isoform X2, giving the protein MSGPLDRFARPCFEGIVCNDERKDRKSDFEVSEDDRRTRIGNLKKKAIKASSKFKRSLKKKSSRRKSGLSVSIKDFRDIEELQTVDAFRQALIAEQLLPARHDDYHMLLRFLKARKFDIEKAKHMWDNMIQWRKDFGTDTILEDFEFSELNEVLKYYPQGYHGVDKEGRPVYIELLGKVEPDKLMRVTTLERYVRYHVQEFEKCFAIKFPACSIAAKRHIDSSTTILDVQGMGYKNFTKTAQDLVRRLQKIDGDNYPETLYRMFIINAGPGFKMGLKAVKSFLDSKTASKINVLGSNYQNKLLEIIEASELPQFLGGSCICSDQGGCMRSDKGPWQDPNILKMIASGEALFPRQIVTVSNSEGRVIAYDKPCYPLIKSSDTSAAESGSEVEELASPKKTRSYLHPILAPVSEEARMAGKVICGGGSSEYGEYVPMIDKVVDLECEKQVSRQTLYTSEGTPLLLERQTPKGIYGRIIAIVVAFLTFLTFIQTMALNLMKKKSSTDLTCSIPEQHIEPTYKEETRPPSPAPRFTEADVLSSVVRRLGDLEEKIEMLQSKRFEMPHEKEELLNAAMYRVEMLEAELIATKKALHEAIIRQDELLARIQSEVVVKPGRRKLFCWCK; this is encoded by the exons ATGTCCGGCCCGCTCGATCGTTTCGCAAGGCCTT GTTTTGAAGGTATTGTTTGTAATGATGAAAGGAAAGACAGGAAATCGGATTTCGAAGTCTCTGAAGATGACAGGAGGACTAGAATCGGGAATTTAAAGAAGAAAGCGATAAAGGCATCGAGTAAGTTTAAACGTTCTCTTAAGAAGAAGAGTAGTAGGAGGAAAAGTGGTCTCTCTGTTTCGATTAAGGACTTTCGTGATATCGAGGAGCTGCAGACTGTTGATGCTTTCCGTCAGGCATTAATAGCCGAGCAGTTGCTTCCTGCTAGGCATGACGATTATCATATGCTACTGAG ATTCTTGAAAGCAAGGAAGTTCGACATCGAAAAAGCAAAGCACATGTGGGATAATATGATCCAATGGAGGAAAGACTTTGGTACTGATACTATTTTGGAG GATTTTGAGTTCAGTGAGTTGAATGAAGTGTTGAAGTACTACCCTCAAGGTTATCATGGGGTGGATAAGGAAGGAAGACCGGTTTACATTGAATTGCTAGGAAAAGTTGAACCTGACAAGCTCATGCGAGTCACAACTTTGGAACGATATGTAAGATACCATGTGCAGGAATTTGAGAAGTGTTTTGCTATTAAGTTTCCGGCTTGCTCCATTGCTGCGAAGAGACACATAGATTCAAGTACAACTATTTTGGATGTTCAAGGCATG GGATATAAAAACTTTACCAAGACTGCACAAGATCTTGTGAGGCGGCTGCAGAAGATTGATGGTGATAACTACCCTGAG ACTCTTTACCGTATGTTCATCATTAACGCTGGTCCGGGTTTTAAAATGGGCCTGAAAGCTGTCAAATCTTTTCTTGATTCTAAAACAGCTAGTAAGATCAAT GTTCTGGGTAGCAACTACCAGAATAAGTTGCTTGAAATTATTGAAGCAAG TGAGTTGCCGCAATTTCTTGGAGGTAGCTGCATTTGTTCTGACCAGGGAGGTTGTATGAGATCAGACAAAGGTCCCTGGCAAGACCCCAACATATTAAAG ATGATTGCCAGTGGTGAAGCACTATTTCCCAGACAGATTGTAACAGTTTCAAACAGTGAGGGAAGGGTAATTGCCTATGATAAGCCATGTTATCCTTTG ATAAAGAGTAGTGACACATCTGCTGCTGAGTCAGGATCTGAAGTGGAAGAACTTGCTTCCCCTAAGAAAACTAGAAGCTATTTACATCCAATATTGGCTCCCGTTAGTGAAGAG GCTAGAATGGCTGGCAAGGTGATCTGTGGTGGTGGTTCGTCTGAGTATGGTGAGTATGTTCCCATGATTGACAAGGTTGTAGATTTGGAATGTGAGAAACAAGTGTCACGTCAAACTCTATATACTTCTGAAG GGACTCCTCTGCTGCTGGAAAGGCAAACTCCAAAAGGAATCTATGGTCGTATCATTGCTATAGTTGTTGCCTTCTTGACTTTTTTAACATTTATCCAAACAATGGCATTGAATCTGATGAAAAAGAAGAGTTCAACTGATTTAACATGTAGCATTCCTGAGCAGCATATTGAACCAACGTACAAGGAGGAAACTCGTCCACCTTCTCCTGCTCCAAGGTTTACTGAGGCAGACGTCCTGTCATCTGTTGTAAGAAGGCTGGGTGATCTAGAAGAGAAGATTGAGATGCTGCAATCAAAACGATTTGAGATGCCTCATGAGAAAGAGGAGTTGTTGAATGCTGCTATGTATCGTGTGGAAATGCTAGAAGCAGAACTAATTGCTACAAAGAAG GCTCTCCATGAAGCTATAATTCGGCAGGACGAACTCCTTGCACGCATACAAAGTGAAGTAGTAGTCAAACCTGGG AGAAGGAAGCTGTTTTGCTGGTGcaaatga
- the LOC107905449 gene encoding phosphatidylinositol/phosphatidylcholine transfer protein SFH8 isoform X3: MYLCINLSLFCLFCPSKPEQPRHSRRSISSNCRFLFRSHWPCFEGIVCNDERKDRKSDFEVSEDDRRTRIGNLKKKAIKASSKFKRSLKKKSSRRKSGLSVSIKDFRDIEELQTVDAFRQALIAEQLLPARHDDYHMLLRFLKARKFDIEKAKHMWDNMIQWRKDFGTDTILEDFEFSELNEVLKYYPQGYHGVDKEGRPVYIELLGKVEPDKLMRVTTLERYVRYHVQEFEKCFAIKFPACSIAAKRHIDSSTTILDVQGMGYKNFTKTAQDLVRRLQKIDGDNYPETLYRMFIINAGPGFKMGLKAVKSFLDSKTASKINVLGSNYQNKLLEIIEASELPQFLGGSCICSDQGGCMRSDKGPWQDPNILKMIASGEALFPRQIVTVSNSEGRVIAYDKPCYPLARMAGKVICGGGSSEYGEYVPMIDKVVDLECEKQVSRQTLYTSEGTPLLLERQTPKGIYGRIIAIVVAFLTFLTFIQTMALNLMKKKSSTDLTCSIPEQHIEPTYKEETRPPSPAPRFTEADVLSSVVRRLGDLEEKIEMLQSKRFEMPHEKEELLNAAMYRVEMLEAELIATKKALHEAIIRQDELLARIQSEVVVKPGRRKLFCWCK, from the exons ATgtatttatgtattaatttatctCTCTTTTGTTTGTTTTGTCCGTCTAAACCTGAGCAGCCACGTCATTCCCGAAGATCGATTTCTTCGAACTGCCGTTTCCTTTTTAGATCCCACTG GCCTT GTTTTGAAGGTATTGTTTGTAATGATGAAAGGAAAGACAGGAAATCGGATTTCGAAGTCTCTGAAGATGACAGGAGGACTAGAATCGGGAATTTAAAGAAGAAAGCGATAAAGGCATCGAGTAAGTTTAAACGTTCTCTTAAGAAGAAGAGTAGTAGGAGGAAAAGTGGTCTCTCTGTTTCGATTAAGGACTTTCGTGATATCGAGGAGCTGCAGACTGTTGATGCTTTCCGTCAGGCATTAATAGCCGAGCAGTTGCTTCCTGCTAGGCATGACGATTATCATATGCTACTGAG ATTCTTGAAAGCAAGGAAGTTCGACATCGAAAAAGCAAAGCACATGTGGGATAATATGATCCAATGGAGGAAAGACTTTGGTACTGATACTATTTTGGAG GATTTTGAGTTCAGTGAGTTGAATGAAGTGTTGAAGTACTACCCTCAAGGTTATCATGGGGTGGATAAGGAAGGAAGACCGGTTTACATTGAATTGCTAGGAAAAGTTGAACCTGACAAGCTCATGCGAGTCACAACTTTGGAACGATATGTAAGATACCATGTGCAGGAATTTGAGAAGTGTTTTGCTATTAAGTTTCCGGCTTGCTCCATTGCTGCGAAGAGACACATAGATTCAAGTACAACTATTTTGGATGTTCAAGGCATG GGATATAAAAACTTTACCAAGACTGCACAAGATCTTGTGAGGCGGCTGCAGAAGATTGATGGTGATAACTACCCTGAG ACTCTTTACCGTATGTTCATCATTAACGCTGGTCCGGGTTTTAAAATGGGCCTGAAAGCTGTCAAATCTTTTCTTGATTCTAAAACAGCTAGTAAGATCAAT GTTCTGGGTAGCAACTACCAGAATAAGTTGCTTGAAATTATTGAAGCAAG TGAGTTGCCGCAATTTCTTGGAGGTAGCTGCATTTGTTCTGACCAGGGAGGTTGTATGAGATCAGACAAAGGTCCCTGGCAAGACCCCAACATATTAAAG ATGATTGCCAGTGGTGAAGCACTATTTCCCAGACAGATTGTAACAGTTTCAAACAGTGAGGGAAGGGTAATTGCCTATGATAAGCCATGTTATCCTTTG GCTAGAATGGCTGGCAAGGTGATCTGTGGTGGTGGTTCGTCTGAGTATGGTGAGTATGTTCCCATGATTGACAAGGTTGTAGATTTGGAATGTGAGAAACAAGTGTCACGTCAAACTCTATATACTTCTGAAG GGACTCCTCTGCTGCTGGAAAGGCAAACTCCAAAAGGAATCTATGGTCGTATCATTGCTATAGTTGTTGCCTTCTTGACTTTTTTAACATTTATCCAAACAATGGCATTGAATCTGATGAAAAAGAAGAGTTCAACTGATTTAACATGTAGCATTCCTGAGCAGCATATTGAACCAACGTACAAGGAGGAAACTCGTCCACCTTCTCCTGCTCCAAGGTTTACTGAGGCAGACGTCCTGTCATCTGTTGTAAGAAGGCTGGGTGATCTAGAAGAGAAGATTGAGATGCTGCAATCAAAACGATTTGAGATGCCTCATGAGAAAGAGGAGTTGTTGAATGCTGCTATGTATCGTGTGGAAATGCTAGAAGCAGAACTAATTGCTACAAAGAAG GCTCTCCATGAAGCTATAATTCGGCAGGACGAACTCCTTGCACGCATACAAAGTGAAGTAGTAGTCAAACCTGGG AGAAGGAAGCTGTTTTGCTGGTGcaaatga
- the LOC107905449 gene encoding phosphatidylinositol/phosphatidylcholine transfer protein SFH6 isoform X1 has product MYLCINLSLFCLFCPSKPEQPRHSRRSISSNCRFLFRSHWPCFEGIVCNDERKDRKSDFEVSEDDRRTRIGNLKKKAIKASSKFKRSLKKKSSRRKSGLSVSIKDFRDIEELQTVDAFRQALIAEQLLPARHDDYHMLLRFLKARKFDIEKAKHMWDNMIQWRKDFGTDTILEDFEFSELNEVLKYYPQGYHGVDKEGRPVYIELLGKVEPDKLMRVTTLERYVRYHVQEFEKCFAIKFPACSIAAKRHIDSSTTILDVQGMGYKNFTKTAQDLVRRLQKIDGDNYPETLYRMFIINAGPGFKMGLKAVKSFLDSKTASKINVLGSNYQNKLLEIIEASELPQFLGGSCICSDQGGCMRSDKGPWQDPNILKMIASGEALFPRQIVTVSNSEGRVIAYDKPCYPLIKSSDTSAAESGSEVEELASPKKTRSYLHPILAPVSEEARMAGKVICGGGSSEYGEYVPMIDKVVDLECEKQVSRQTLYTSEGTPLLLERQTPKGIYGRIIAIVVAFLTFLTFIQTMALNLMKKKSSTDLTCSIPEQHIEPTYKEETRPPSPAPRFTEADVLSSVVRRLGDLEEKIEMLQSKRFEMPHEKEELLNAAMYRVEMLEAELIATKKALHEAIIRQDELLARIQSEVVVKPGRRKLFCWCK; this is encoded by the exons ATgtatttatgtattaatttatctCTCTTTTGTTTGTTTTGTCCGTCTAAACCTGAGCAGCCACGTCATTCCCGAAGATCGATTTCTTCGAACTGCCGTTTCCTTTTTAGATCCCACTG GCCTT GTTTTGAAGGTATTGTTTGTAATGATGAAAGGAAAGACAGGAAATCGGATTTCGAAGTCTCTGAAGATGACAGGAGGACTAGAATCGGGAATTTAAAGAAGAAAGCGATAAAGGCATCGAGTAAGTTTAAACGTTCTCTTAAGAAGAAGAGTAGTAGGAGGAAAAGTGGTCTCTCTGTTTCGATTAAGGACTTTCGTGATATCGAGGAGCTGCAGACTGTTGATGCTTTCCGTCAGGCATTAATAGCCGAGCAGTTGCTTCCTGCTAGGCATGACGATTATCATATGCTACTGAG ATTCTTGAAAGCAAGGAAGTTCGACATCGAAAAAGCAAAGCACATGTGGGATAATATGATCCAATGGAGGAAAGACTTTGGTACTGATACTATTTTGGAG GATTTTGAGTTCAGTGAGTTGAATGAAGTGTTGAAGTACTACCCTCAAGGTTATCATGGGGTGGATAAGGAAGGAAGACCGGTTTACATTGAATTGCTAGGAAAAGTTGAACCTGACAAGCTCATGCGAGTCACAACTTTGGAACGATATGTAAGATACCATGTGCAGGAATTTGAGAAGTGTTTTGCTATTAAGTTTCCGGCTTGCTCCATTGCTGCGAAGAGACACATAGATTCAAGTACAACTATTTTGGATGTTCAAGGCATG GGATATAAAAACTTTACCAAGACTGCACAAGATCTTGTGAGGCGGCTGCAGAAGATTGATGGTGATAACTACCCTGAG ACTCTTTACCGTATGTTCATCATTAACGCTGGTCCGGGTTTTAAAATGGGCCTGAAAGCTGTCAAATCTTTTCTTGATTCTAAAACAGCTAGTAAGATCAAT GTTCTGGGTAGCAACTACCAGAATAAGTTGCTTGAAATTATTGAAGCAAG TGAGTTGCCGCAATTTCTTGGAGGTAGCTGCATTTGTTCTGACCAGGGAGGTTGTATGAGATCAGACAAAGGTCCCTGGCAAGACCCCAACATATTAAAG ATGATTGCCAGTGGTGAAGCACTATTTCCCAGACAGATTGTAACAGTTTCAAACAGTGAGGGAAGGGTAATTGCCTATGATAAGCCATGTTATCCTTTG ATAAAGAGTAGTGACACATCTGCTGCTGAGTCAGGATCTGAAGTGGAAGAACTTGCTTCCCCTAAGAAAACTAGAAGCTATTTACATCCAATATTGGCTCCCGTTAGTGAAGAG GCTAGAATGGCTGGCAAGGTGATCTGTGGTGGTGGTTCGTCTGAGTATGGTGAGTATGTTCCCATGATTGACAAGGTTGTAGATTTGGAATGTGAGAAACAAGTGTCACGTCAAACTCTATATACTTCTGAAG GGACTCCTCTGCTGCTGGAAAGGCAAACTCCAAAAGGAATCTATGGTCGTATCATTGCTATAGTTGTTGCCTTCTTGACTTTTTTAACATTTATCCAAACAATGGCATTGAATCTGATGAAAAAGAAGAGTTCAACTGATTTAACATGTAGCATTCCTGAGCAGCATATTGAACCAACGTACAAGGAGGAAACTCGTCCACCTTCTCCTGCTCCAAGGTTTACTGAGGCAGACGTCCTGTCATCTGTTGTAAGAAGGCTGGGTGATCTAGAAGAGAAGATTGAGATGCTGCAATCAAAACGATTTGAGATGCCTCATGAGAAAGAGGAGTTGTTGAATGCTGCTATGTATCGTGTGGAAATGCTAGAAGCAGAACTAATTGCTACAAAGAAG GCTCTCCATGAAGCTATAATTCGGCAGGACGAACTCCTTGCACGCATACAAAGTGAAGTAGTAGTCAAACCTGGG AGAAGGAAGCTGTTTTGCTGGTGcaaatga